In Haliotis asinina isolate JCU_RB_2024 chromosome 15, JCU_Hal_asi_v2, whole genome shotgun sequence, one DNA window encodes the following:
- the LOC137264960 gene encoding uncharacterized protein, giving the protein MIIRINIPYLGPVSHQVTRLVENKANINVTFSSNKTIKSLLHANGRGTSSSTPNPRGCVYQILCDCGDTYIGETLRPLNTRLKEHQASVNKLDLKSAVSEHISKKHDHTIIREATKALSANNSNWRQRKLQEAIDIRRSRPAIYRDQGTHLPSAWDLLILE; this is encoded by the coding sequence ATGATAATCAGGATCAACATTCCCTACCTAGGCCCTGTAAGCCATCAGGTCACCCGACTAGTGGAAAACAAAGCCAACATaaatgtcaccttctccagcaACAAGACCATCAAAAGCCTCCTACACGCCAACGGCAGAGGCACCAGTAGCTCCACACCCAACCCCAGAGGATGCGTATATCAAATCCTCTGTGATTGTGGTGACACATACATCGGCGAAACTCTTAGGCCCCTCAACACCAGACTGAAAGAACATCAGGCATCCGTCAACAAACTTGACCTCAAATCTGCTGTTTCCGAACACATCAGCAAGAAACATGACCATACCATCATACGGGAAGCCACCAAGGCCCTATCTGCCAACAACAGCAACTGGCGGCAAAGGAAATTGCAAGAGGCCATAGACATCAGAAGAAGCCGACCAGCTATCTACCGTGACCAAGGAACACATCTCCCTAGCGCTTGGGACTTATTAATATTGGaataa